In Prunus dulcis chromosome 2, ALMONDv2, whole genome shotgun sequence, a single genomic region encodes these proteins:
- the LOC117620302 gene encoding transcription factor TGA2.2-like, with amino-acid sequence MADGSPRTDISTDVDTDDKNQRFDVVQYAIGPAGSDSSDKSKDPKDQKTLRRLAQNREAARKSRLRKKAYVQQLESSRLKLTQLEQELQRARQQGIFISSSGDAAHSMSGNGAMAFDVEYGRWQEEQNRQINELRSAVNSHASDAELRTIVDGILAHYDEIFRLKGTAAKADVFHLLSGMWKTPAERCFLWLGGFRSSELLKLLVNQLEPLTEQQLVGITNLQQSSQQAEDALSQGMDALQQSLAETLSSGSLGSSGSSGNVANYMGQMAMAMGKLGTLEGFIRQADNLRQQTLQQMHRILTTRQSARALLAINDYFSRLRALSSLWLARPRE; translated from the exons ATGGCTGATGGCAGTCCCAGGACTGATATTTCTACAGATGTGGATACAGATGATAAGAATCAAAGG TTTGATGTAGTGCAATACGCCATTGGTCCTGCGGGTTCTGATTCCAGTGACAAATCAAAAGATCCAAAAGATCAGAAG ACTCTTCGTAGGCTTGCTCAAAATCGTGAGGCTGCAAGAAAAAGTCGACTGAGGAAGAAA GCTTATGTTCAGCAGCTGGAGAGTAGTCGTTTGAAGCTCACTCAACTAGAGCAAGAGCTCCAGCGAGCCAGACAGCAG GGAATCTTCATATCAAGTTCAGGAGATGCTGCTCATTCTATGAGTGGAAATG GGGCCATGGCATTTGATGTAGAATATGGACGGTGGCAGGAAGAGCAAAATCGGCAAATTAATGAACTGAGATCAGCAGTAAATTCTCATGCAAGTGATGCAGAGCTTCGTACTATTGTAGATGGAATCTTGGCGCATTATGATGAGATATTTAGGCTGAAGGGCACAGCAGCTAAAGCTGATGTATTCCATTTGTTGTCTGGCATGTGGAAAACACCTGCTGAGAGGTGTTTCTTGTGGCTTGGTGGTTTTCGTTCATCTGAGCTCCTGAAG CTTCTTGTTAATCAGCTGGAGCCTCTAACAGAGCAGCAGTTGGTGGGGATAACCAACTTGCAGCAATCCTCCCAACAGGCAGAAGATGCCTTATCTCAAGGGATGGATGCATTACAACAATCTCTAGCGGAGACTTTGTCCAGTGGATCTCTTGGCTCTTCAGGTTCCTCTGGGAATGTGGCAAACTACATGGGTCAAATGGCCATGGCAATGGGAAAGCTAGGGACCCTTGAAGGGTTTATCCGCCAG GCTGACAATTTGCGGCAACAAACACTGCAACAAATGCATCGTATATTGACCACCCGCCAGTCAGCTCGTGCCCTTTTGGCtataaatgattatttctCGCGGCTACGGGCTCTTAGTTCGCTCTGGCTAGCCCGTCCAAGAGAGTGA
- the LOC117620303 gene encoding NADH dehydrogenase [ubiquinone] 1 alpha subcomplex subunit 6 — MSFIQRAVKVPPNSVSLEEARHRVFDFFRAACRSIPTIMEIYNLDDVVAPSHLRSVVASEIRKNSSVTNPKVIDMLLFKAMEELNNITEHAKQRHHIIGQYVVGHQGLVQDLGTKDQGASGFLKDFYKSNYF, encoded by the exons ATGTCGTTTATTCAACGCGCCGTGAAGGTGCCGCCCAACTCGGTGTCTCTGGAAGAAGCCAGGCACCGAGTCTTCGACTTCTTCAGGGCCGCCTGCAGATCCATACCCACCATCATGGAAATCTACAACCTAGACGACGTCGTTGCGCCCTCTCACCTCCGCTCCGTCGTCGCCTCCGAGATCCGCAAGAACTCCTCCGTCACTAACCCTAAG GTCATCGATATGCTTCTCTTCAAGGCAATGGAAGAGTTAAATAACATCACTGAGCATGCAAAGCAGCGACACCACATCATTGGCCAGTATGTGGTGGGTCACCAAGGGCTTGTGCAGGATTTGGGCACCAAGGATCAGGGGGCCTCTGGTTTTCTCAAAGATTTTTATAAGAgcaattatttttga